A DNA window from Betta splendens chromosome 6, fBetSpl5.4, whole genome shotgun sequence contains the following coding sequences:
- the mphosph6 gene encoding M-phase phosphoprotein 6, translating into MMANDSVKLSKNLLRMKFMQRGLDAETKKQLEDEERRIISDEHWHLDLPELKANENLIIEEPSFVPCENLNYGRISFKGFNPEVEKLMVLINPKEEGANEEEQQIGRMQTDVTDEEMALRYESLVGSMRKKFAKKRERAAMEDLNHNDTNSKRVFLKPHE; encoded by the exons ATGATGGCGAACGACTCGGTGAAACTGTCCAAAAACCTTCTGCGGATGAAG TTCATGCAGAGGGGCCTGGACGCGGAGACCAAGAAGCAACTGGAAGACGAGGAGAGAAGAATCATCAGTGATGAACACTGGCACCTGGACCTGCCTGAGCTGAAGGCCAACGA GAACCTGATCATAGAAGAGCCGAGTTTTGTTCCCTGTGAGAACCTGAACTACGGCCGCATTTCCTTCAAAGGTTTCAACCCAGAGGTGGAG AAGCTGATGGTTCTGATCAACCCCAAAGAGGAAGGAGCAaatgaagaggagcagcagattGGCCGAATGCAGACGGACGTCACGGACGAGGAAATGGCTCTGAG GTACGAGAGTTTAGTTGGAAGCATGAGGAAGAAGTTTGCAAAGAAACGTGAGAGAGCAGCGATGGAAGACCTGAACCACAATGACACGAACTCAAAGAGAGTTTTTCTGAAACCTCATGAGTGA
- the hsd17b2 gene encoding estradiol 17-beta-dehydrogenase 2, with product MTQNSNMEKPGTGRFSGSVPPGAHRNHIAAVTGCDSGFGHKLAKLLSEMGAQVFAGVLDLNGAGAQQLREHGSEGLQVLQLDVTDRSQVQMAHQHICAQVGDAGLWALVNNAGILHCPVDVELHPMSVYRRCMEVNFLAAVNMCQVFLPLLRRSRGRVVNVCSLAGDVPIPTYAAYGASKAALSIFSKVMRLELSAWGVRVAVVQPTGFRTNIFGNSDNLNRYRDEILSGISSEAREDYGEPYISSLLGRLSQMPGLVSEDLGPVVDDMCHALLAVRPRAVYGPGALGWLLPFLHRWCPTAAFDAIISKAFKHDCEPAGLRRTP from the exons ATGACGCAGAACTCAAACATGGAGAAGCCAGGTACCGGGAGGTTCTCTGGGTCGGTACCACCTGGAGCTCACAGGAACCACATTGCTGCTGTGACGG GCTGCGACTCTGGGTTCGGTCACAAACTGGCCAAGCTGCTCAGCGAGATGGGAGCACAGGTGTTCGCAGGGGTGCTGGACCTTaatggagctggagctcagcagctcagagagcATGGGTCCGAAGGcctgcaggtcctgcagctGGATGTCACCGACCGGTCCCAGGTCCAAATGGCCCACCAGCACATCTGTGCTCAGGTGGGAGACGCAG GTCTGTGGGCTCTGGTGAATAACGCAGGGATCCTTCACTGCCCTGTGGACGTGGAGCTCCACCCCATGTCTGTGTACCGGCGCTGCATGGAGGTCAACTTCCTGGCAGCCGTCAACATGTGTCAGgtctttctccctctgctcagGAGGTCCAGAGGCCGCGTTGTTAACGTCTGCAGCTTGGCAG GCGACGTGCCGATACCCACGTACGCTGCGTATGGCGCGTCAAAGGCCGCTCTCAGCATCTTCTCCAAAGTGATGAGGTTGGAGCTGTCAGCGTGGGGAGTCCGAGTGGCCGTGGTCCAACCGACGGGCTTCAGGACAA ACATCTTCGGAAACAGTGACAACTTAAATCGCTACAGAGACGAGATCCTCTCTGGGATTTCgtctgaggccagagaggacTACGGGGAGCCCTACATCTCATCCCTCCTGGGCCGTCTGTCCCAGATGCCGGGGCTGGTGTCAGAGGACCTGGGGCCCGTGGTGGATGACATGTGCCACGCTCTGCTGGCCGTGCGGCCCAGGGCCGTGTACGGCCCCGGAGCGCTGGGGTGGCTGCTGCCCTTCCTGCACCGCTGGTGCCCCACGGCCGCGTTCGACGCCATCATCAGCAAAGCCTTCAAACATGACTGTGAACCAGCGGGACTCAGGAGAACCCCCTGA